TAGCGTAGAGAGGGAGGAGTATGCATGCGTTTTCGCTTCTTCCTTGCCATGCCATGGCATGGAGAGAGGCTGGTGTATACGCGCTGAAGGAATCATAATTAGGTCCAGTGTATCACGGAGCAGTAATAATACGCGCTCAAGGAATCATAATTAGGTCCAGTGTATCACGGAGGACTGGCCACACTGCACAGTGCTCCTCCACGACTCTCCATGTGCAGGGACATGGAGGAGTTTTATCTCCACCCCACCCTAGATGATACTGTCTTTCCGTCCGTGGATTTGCATTGATTGGACGCTAGCGGTGAGCACGTAGTCCATGGCAGCCTGTCAGCAAGGAAAATGCCTTTCTCTTGAGATTTTTCTCCGTTCCTGGTTGAGGCGTCGCTGTCTGGGTGGGGATTAGTAATTCAGGAACGAGTGCCCCCAATCATAATACCTGGTAGCAGTACCGGGGGTATCAATTTGAGGTCCCATATGAAGCAGCTTTTTTTTCCAAGTGCAAATCGTCGTAGACTCCACCACCGTcaccagctagctcttgtcctcgtCGAGTTTGGGAAAAGTGCCGTTTCAGCATGCTTGTAGGCAGCAGATGCCTGGATTTTGATGCCATTTTGGAGATTAACAAGTCGATTAATTTAAGCTTAGCTACTACCACTTGAGTGCACCGTGCCGACCCGTGCGTGCATGGGTCGTCGTCGACATTGTTGTCTGAATCATTTCTGAATTCTGACGGTTTTTTCTTCCTCGTGTGGTTTGCCAATGGCGCGTGCAGGTGGTGTCGACGGAGGCGCGGGCGATGCACAACGTGGGGCTGGCGGGGCTCACCTTCTGGAGCCCCAACATCAACATCTTCCGGGACCCGCGGTGGGGCCGCGGCCAGGAGACGCCCGGCGAGGACCCGCTGCTCGCCAGCAAGTACGCCGTCGGATACGTCACCGGCCTCCAGGACGCCGGCGCGGCGGGCGTCGTCGACGGCGCGCTCAAGGTCGCCGCCTGCTGCAAGCACTACACCGCCTACGACGTCGACAACTGGAAGGGCGTCGAGCGCTACACCTTCGACGCCAAGGTACTACCATTGCATTGCGATTGACTCACCAAGAATAATCTTGCTCGCTTCACTTCGTGTAGCTAGGTGAAGTAGCTTATTTTGGGTTACTTTGCCTGGCTGGCTGCCATGATTGGCTTGATGGCCATGAACGCTTACCGTTCTGCGTCTCTGACGTGCGAGTAAATGAGTGTGCTAGCTTGCTGTACCCAGTAGCAGTACACTACTGACTGACAAAAGCGCGTCGGCAAGGCCTACTTCCCTTTGGTTAATTTACTActtcctctgttcacttttataagaccttgaggacatttcagacaatgtgcaaaacagcctATTTTAaattgtctgaaacgacttacaaaagtgaacggagggagtagtactaatCGACCCATCGCCATTCCTTATTGGTAGCTAGCTAGATATAGCTCGAATCAGTGCACTGGCACTCAGAGCTGTGCTACTAAATTGGATCCGTTTCTCGCATGGTTACGATGCTGAGCGACACCGACAAACAGCATCGTTAGTTTCTCTATTCGCCCCGCTCAAGTAAAATTACCGCCTTCTTGGTTGACAGCAACATGCTGGTTTCTACTGCTAGTTGCAACAGTTTGCACCCTCGTCCACCCCACTGCAAATTTAGTAAATTATGCAAGACACTTCTAGCTTAATCATTGTACACTTAACTAAGGAATGAGGGAATGTCTGGACACGTGTAGGTGCATACAGAAAAGCAAGTTGCGAGTTGTTAACACCTCAGATCCTGGTAAAATGGCAGATCCGGGCACTGAAAAATGGCAGATCCGGGCAGACAAACACCCATCGCCCAAAACCTTGTCTAAAACAACGCTGCATTTGCACCTCTCTGGCAGCGTCTCGGAGCCCTTGTCCCAGAATCTAATTCAGTTTCCTATGCATCAAGGGTACGGTAGTGCGTGTTCTATAATTCTCAAAGGACAGAAACAGGAGCAGAGTCATTTGTGTTTTTGTGTGTATTTTAGTAGTATGTGAGCACTAGCAGATAAAGTTATATAATGGCGCGCGCCTAATCATGGGTGTCGTATTAGATAGATACCGTGCATGTGAGCCTGCTGCAATCACTGCTCAAAAGTATTCAAAGCATAGTCACTCACCACTCACTGTACGTGCAACTCCACTCCATCAGATTTTGAGAGAAGCAACATGCCAAGCTTTCTGAAAATCCACACTAGAAGCTGTAAACTAACAAgtagaaagaaaaacagaaagtaaTGGCAGAAAACTGCAATCCTGTAACAGTTTTCCCTTGTGTGTTTTGTGAAATTCAGGTGTCGCAGCAGGACCTGGACGACACGTTCCAGCCGCCGTTCAAGAGCTGCGTGCTGGACGGCAATGTGGCCAGCGTCATGTGCTCCTACAACAAGGTGAACGGGAAGCCCACCTGCGCCGACAAAGACCTCCTCTCCGGAGTCATCAGAGGGGACTGGAAGCTCAACGGGTACCTCATCTTGCCCTACTCATGTCGCAAGATGGTGTACGCTAGCAGTTAGTTTCAGAGAAGACCATGTACATTCTGAATTTCTGATGGCATATGCATCTCTGTTTGGTTCTGGCTGCAGATACATCGTGTCCGACTGCGACTCCGTCGACGTGCTCTACACCCAGCAGCACTACACCAAGACGCCCGAGGAGGCCGCCGCCATCACCATCAAATCAGGTCCGTCCATTCGTCACAATACACATCATCCAACTATACATATCCAGTGCAAATGTAGTACAGACAATGCAGATGTTTGGATGATGATCTATTACTGTTAGTGCGACCCCTAGCAGCAGTTATGCAATCAGTACGAGTCGAGATTAGCGGTAGCCATCGAGTTGTTAGGGCGTCCGGTCCGGTGTAATTGATGGGCTCTTGGCAACAACTTTTTAAAGCTTAAGGGACCTTGACAACTTGCATCCTGACCGACCTCAAGAAATTATCCCCGGTTGTGTCCACGCAATTATACATGCTACTGTTCTTGCAGATCCAGCTTGCAATTAAATCATCCATGGTCCCTAAACATAAGTGCGATCCAGACATGTTCAAGTGTGTACTATGTAGTACTAGTAGCTTTTATTGTTTCTCTGTTTCATGTCTGTCATTTTGCTTCAATTTTCCAAACAACATATAGATGAagcagaaacagaaagaaaatagaaaTTCTTCTACCTGAGGACGAGACATGTCAAATAATTTGAACATTTCCTCGTGAAACTTCAAAAGTTTTGTGTTGAGCAAATTCGGAATTCTGAAATTTTTGATATCTGACATTGCCTAATTGGGTGCGGCAGGGCTGGACCTCAACTGCGGCAACTTCCTGGCAGAGCACACGGTGGCGGCGGTGCAGGCCGGCGAGCTGTCGGAGGAGGACGTCGACCGGGCCATCACCAACAACTTCATCATGCTCATGCGCCTGGGCTTCTTCGACGGCGACCCCAGGGAGCTTGCCTTCGGCAGCCTCGGCCCCAAAGACGTGTGCACGTCTTCCAACCGGGAGCTGGCGCGCGAGACCGCGCGCCAGGGCATCGTGCTGCTCAAGAACAACGGCGCGCTGCCGCTCTCGGCCAAGTCCATCAAGTCCATGGCCGTCATTGGGCCCAACGCCAATGCCAGCTTCACCATGATCGGCAACTACGAAGGTATCAATCAAATTTCTCACTGCTGTTCACAACTTGATACTATGATCAGCTTCACCAGGTGGACTAAAGTGTTTGTGTACTGACAATGCCACCAGGCACGCCGTGCAAGTACACGACGCCGCTCCAGGGCCTGGGCGCCAACGTCAACACCGTGTACCAGCCGGGGTGCACCAACGTCGGCTGCAGCGGGAACAGCCTCCAGCTCAGCACCGCCGTGGCGGCCGCGGCCAGTGCCGACGTGACCGTGCTCGTCGTCGGCGCCGACCAGTCCATTGAGCGCGAGAGCCTGGACAGGACGAGCCTCCTCTTGCCGGGCCAGCAGACGCAGCTCGTGTCGGCCGTCGCCAACGCCTCCAGGGGCCCTGTCATCCTCGTCGTCATGTCCGGCGGGCCGTTCGACATCTCGTTCGCCAAGGCCAGCGACAAGATCTCCGCCATTCTTTGGGTCGGCTACCCCGGCGAAGCCGGCGGCGCCGCCATTGCCGACATCCTGTTCGGCAGCCACAACCCAAGTAAGTGCCGTTCCGTCTCTGCATCATTTTCTCTCAGGTGCTCGTCAGTGGTCACCACATTATGCCGAGCATTCTCTGACGACCGAGCACTCTGTTTTGGTCATGGACGCGCAGGTGGGAGGCTGCCGGTGACGTGGTACCCGGCGTCGTACGCCGACACGGTCAAGATGACGGACATGCGGATGCGGCCGGACACGTCGACGGGCTACCCGGGGCGGACGTACCGGTTCTACACGGGAGACACGGTGTTCGCCTTCGGTGACGGGCTGAGCTACACGAAGATGTCCCACAGCCTCGTGGCCGCGCCGCCGTCGTACGTGTCCATGCAGCTGGCCGAGGACCACCCGTGCCGCGCCGAGGAGTGCGCGTCGGTGGAGGCCGCGGGCGACCACTGCGAGGACCTGGCCTTCGACGTGAAGCTCCGGGTGCAgaacgccggcgaggtggccggcgcGCACTCGGTGCTGCTGTTCTCGTCGCCGCCGTCGGCGCACAACGCGCCGGCGAAGCACCTGCTCGGGTTCGAGAAGGTGTCGCTGGCGCCCGGGGAGGCCGGCACGGTGGCGTTCAGAGTGGACGTGTGCAGGGACCTGAGCGTGGCGGACGAGCTGGGCGGCCGCAAGGTGGCGCTCGGCGGCCACACGCTGCACGTCGGCGACCTCAAGCACACCGTGGAGCTACGGGTCTGATGGCCGAGGGTGATCAAAGAAAATTCCACGTAGGGAGGATCGGTTTCATTTGATAGGGGAAAAAAATGATGGATTTGGATGGACCGACGGGGGGAATGGGCCGTAGGAATTGATTTAAGGGAGGTGAAATAACCAATGGGCCTCTTGTTGATACAAGAAAGAATTGGATCCACGGGGGGCTTTGGGAGTTGTTTTGTTGCGGTTGTTAAATTCGATTTGATTCGTTTGGAATTGGAGGGACGATTTGCAACTGTAATCTTTGATGGCGTCTCTCAACTGTAATTTATTGGAAGGGGAAATACCTCATTTCATCCACTCAATTCCGTTCGATTCACtttacaaaaaaaaaacaattcaacTCACATTTGTTTCATGTGCTAATCTCGGTGTTTTTTATGGGTGCTTGCATCACTGGATGCAGAGGCCAGGATCTTTTCCTCTTTTCGAAAAAAACCACTGCATCGTTATCTCTCCCTTGGTAGGTTGACGTTTGGCTTTCGGGTGCATATATGTAATTATAAAAATATTCAAAAATGCCAAAACTTTTTGGCAACAAACATTATCAAGTGGTATACGTGTATAAAAAGTTCTATACCTGTCAGGATATActggagaaaaaaaaacaaagtcAACACTACAGAAGTTATTGTTCACACTTTTTATCCTTGGAATTTCTTTTTGCGAAGAATTCAACAGGAGTGTTTTTTGGTCAAATTTTTATATGGGTACAACAAAAGGTCAAGTTTGTCCTAAAAAAGATTGATTTGTTGAcctttttgtaattaataaaaaaaATCCCTAAGAGCCAAGGGATTTTCCCCCTCTCCCGTACCTCTTTGTGCTCACACCTTCTCCAATAGGACCAACCGGCGCTCACGCGTTGCCCCGCGTGGGCTGGCCACCCAACACTAGGGacgtcaactgggtcccgtttaatcccgtttAAAGTTCACTTATGATATGATAGTTCAAAaaggttttttgtttgtttgagaaAAATGAACTatcaagctagcaaaaactaactaaatAGGATTACGGACgccatttatttgccacttacatccctaccCAACACGAGCTGGTGGCTTGCTCGGGTCGCGTTGATTAACTTCACCAGATGTCTTGACCTTTAACCTGACACGGTCACTTGACGTTGATCATTGACTTTTTTTAAAAGTTCACGTGTTTTGTAAAGTTCATATACCCCTTGTACTTCGTGTTGTGTTACTTTGTGTGTGTGGGTGAATCTTGTTGTACTGTATGGCTCTGGtggtttgctttatctataaagcggggcgaaagccttttttggtaaAAAAAGTTCCCATTTTTGAAAAATCATGGGTTCCAAGAATTTAAGAAAATTCATTAATTTGAGGGGAAAACTTCAAAAATTTGAGGAAAAAAGTTCAGAAAAttacacgaatttgaaaaaaatatgtGCTCTGGCTGACGCATGACAACCAACGCTAcaacctctccctcctcgcgcTACATCAACTGGCAAAGGGGAAAATCTACGACGAGTTGACGAGTGAGGATCCTATGGTGCCCATGGTCATGGAGGTGGGCACTCTACAAGGCCGCACGCAGCGCTCATGCAAGCTGCAATGCGATCACGATGGAGGCGGATGTAGAGGTGGCGCAAGCGACCGCAGACGAGAATATGGGCAGCTCCCCATCATTTGCATCGGCCACGACGACCACGAGGCTGGTCATGCATCCACGTCGATCGTGGACCTCACCTCGACCAGCAACGTCTACAGAGCAGACTTCAGCGAGGAAGAGTAGGAGGTGGGACATAAATATGGCACATCTCTTGTTCCATGTGGGCCATGTTCGTGTCTCATGTCCTACTCTTCCCCTCGCCGTCGACGCACAACTTCACTTCCTAGAGCTCATGGCCATTGAGCACTTCAGACATAGGGAAGACGTGGAACACAGGCGTCGCCACAGCCGACGAAAATGTAGACTAGGTTTTGCTATGTTAAAAAATGTCACGTCTGCTTTTGTTTAATGAAACGTGTCAAAAATGTCATGAATTTAGTCTGGTTTAAATGAAAATCATTTGGTTTGCATAAAATTTGTCTGGTTTGTTCGAATTCCCGTTTGAAATGTGTCCGGGCTTTTGATGGATAGGGTTGGATCGCTGGCTCCCGTATCACTGTACACTTTCACGGAAAATACTATGTCCTTTTTAGGGGATAGTTTTGGAGATGCACTTAATTAATAGAGCTAGTAGTTTTAGGTTGATGTGTAAAGTCTTAATAGAGCATGTTGCTGGGGTTCGCTTTCATGTTTGAATTCTGTACAAACGTCGGTGGTTTTCTAACAGAAATCGACGAGGGGCCCGTTGTTTTTTTTAAACCATTACAGGAGTACAATTTCTTGTATCACACATTACAAAAAATACATTTTTCCAAGAAGTTTGCCATGCTTGCCTATTGTTTTGCCACTACGGAGCATTATTGAGCGCTTTTAAGGTTTTTATATACCTATAGGTCAATGAcagggatccggcttgcctgctccctcctatgCTTCCAttcgtgctcccacttcatcctacggctgtttttttactaatctaatcatctctcccattgattttaagggggtgggatTGGACCTTatttttgttccaatcaaatcatgccacgtatgcgggagcacggatgggcgcacgcgggggagcaggcaagtctcatcCCAATGACAGAGGTGATCCTCTCCCGAAAACACGGTGATACGGCCAGCACGTTGCATTATTCAAGTTTCATCTCATGCAATCATCCAGATATATactacatctagatacatctatttttacgacaagtaattccgaacaaaGGGAGTAGCCGTGACTCGAGATGGATAAGCTTGACCCATGCTACGTGCATACAACCAAAACTGTACGTTCATGTGCGACACCCACCTCCCGGTCGGTCCACGTCTCCTCGAGGAAAGCGTGAGCTATTTGTAAATCAGAATGTATTTGTTTTTCTGCATGCAGATATTTCCCTGTTTTTTTCGGGGAAAATAAATATTTCCCTGTTAATGCAAGGTTACAGAAAGCTGTCACAGTTGCATTTAGCACGCGGAAGTAAAGAATGTTGTATGTCCCTTGAAACCCTTACACTGCGTACGATATATGCTCTTTCTTTCCGGAAAATGAACGTTGGAGACTTATATCACACAAGAAAATCACTGACCAATGTTGTTGAACGCAATATTTTGTAGAAATCTCGTACTCAATGAGTAGGAGTACTACTCAAATTATCCCTTTCATACGCGTGGCACATGTGGTCTAATGTTTAACTTTAACcactccatccgtcccaaaataaatgtcctaagttctttgctcatattcacatacgGTGATATTTTAGTGTCTTGGTTGGGGGTTTGGGGCTTGGATCTGGTCGACCCTCGTATCCATTTGTGTGTCTACACTTCTTACCATCGGTGACGGTTGTTGTTTCGACACGCTTTTTTTGAGGTCtatctactacaataaggtttgttTGACCTCAATGAGGGAGGGGCGACGGCGTCGCGTCTTCGACTCGTTTAAGTGATTGTATATGTAGTCATCGCTAAGTGGTCCACATACCATACCTGATTGTAAATTCTGTTATTTCTGATCACATTTGTATTGCCACTGCATATTACGAACAGGTCGAACGATTATCCTAATTAAAAACCTTTTTCTTGTGGCGCACAACACAATAATTTACATCCTAGTCTCCCGGAAGCATCTGAAAAACCAGTCGAGACGTAACAGAAAACGCAGGGAAAACCGACACATAGACTTCTCCCTGCCAAAAAGGCTCATGGATGAAGCTGGAACCAGCGCAGCGAGGCCGTCACGCTCACCCCACGGCACCTAGTCCGGATCCGATCGAGCCTCCAACACCAAGAGAGGACGACATGACGAGGAGATGGTACAAGCTAGCAAGCCGGAGCACGAAAGCTTTTGGGCGGACGTCTCACCTCCCGCGCGCTGACTCTCGGACACGCGCGCGCGCGTCGCCGTCGGCCACCAACCCTTCTACTCGCCCGGTCGCCCCCACCTCTGTCCCTTCCGACGTGGCGTCGCCGTGCCGCGGCGGTGGTGGTTGGATCCACCCGGCGCGGGGCTGCCCTACTCAACTAACCCGTTTTCCGGCCCACCGGATACGGCCCGTGGTTTTTCCCCGGAGGTGAAACGCCCTCCCCGTGTCGCCAACGGACGCGCGTACGCCGGCCCGGTGGAGGCTGACCTCGGCAGATCATTTTCTTGCGAGAAAGAAAGAGCGCCTTTCGACGCAACGCAAGTTTCACTCATCTATCGGTCGAGAAGTGGCCCGGGAACCAAGCGTCAATTAGTGCGTCTCGTGAGTAAAATTGTCTCTTGGGTCTTGCTTGCCATCGAGTCCCGTCTACGTCTGGGCGTGCAGCTCAATCCAAGTTCAAAGTCCCGCCCGCGGTGGAAGACCTCAGGTTTCAGAGAACTGGCAAGTTCTAGACACACACACATTATGTCATCCATCAGGAATTCTAACCAAATGCAGGATAAATTTTTAAATTGTTCGAAACTTCACATGAGGTGCACAGTGTCTAATTCCTCATATACTACAATAATTGGAAATATCATTCTTCGTGAAACAAAATGCCGCTTGAATAAAAATAGCATGCATCTTTCATATATGTTGCGTCAAATTTATaatctttttttttgttttgttttgaaactAGAATGCTGCATCTTGATATGTGCAGGAACCAGGAAACCTTTCCATTTCTTGGGATGGGATTTTGTAGCCGATCCTTGAACCGAAAGTCCCGGGCTTCTCGACAAGCAACCAAACCACCCACTCTGCCTCGTGGCATATATATAAAGGCCTCCGCAACGCAACGACAAACCACCGATCTCTTCTGTCTCTTCTTCCCTCCGCCGCGGCGCCGCCCGCCACGCCACCCGCGTATCCATCCACCACCGTTCCCGCGATGGCCGCCGGCATACTCAACACCCAGCCCCGCCTCTGCTAATCACGGATGATTTTCTGTTAACTTCCTGCCACTCGCCTCGTCTGGCCGGAGGGAGAGGAGATGGACGCCGGCGTGGGTCTCCGGCCGAGGCCCCGTGCAGCATGGGCCGGACGACGGAAGCCGCAGGGATTCCCTCCGGCGACAGTGCCGGCGGCGAGGCTTGATCAGAATCCGGCGCGGCGGCCGCTGGTCCTGCGCCCCGATGCCATCCGTGGCGCCAGCCTCAAGGGCCTGTGCTGCCACAAATCGGCAGGTAACCAACCAACCAACTGGTCGTGCTCCTTCTGTTGCATGTCAACTAGCAGTACAATTTCTGCCGCCAACTGGGTGCAACAAAGATTAATTAGTACCGCCACTACACCGGATAAGATGATCTTGCCATGTCAATGACGACTCATTGCAACGCTTTGTTAAACATTCAAGTGGACCATGGTGATCTCATTTGCGTGTCCCGCTCCTGTGATCTTCACATGTCAGCTATCATTTTCTGTTTCTTCTTCAATCAAGTTGCCAACAAAATATGGTTCCATGTTCGAAAGAGCATATGCCTTGAAAATTGCGAGTAcaacaaaaaaaatcatcaaacttTCTTCTGATCTAGTACAAAAAACAGAGTAATAGACTTTTCACAATGTTTTTTATAGCATACTTCATCCATATATATGAATCCATTAACATGCTTTTGATGGCATATAACACATGTTTGATTAATCATCAAAATCAACGACCTGGAAACACACGCACACCATATGCACCCCTCCGATCCGGAGGGAGTGGCATTTTGTTTGCTATTTCTTTAATCAAGTTGCCGACAAATATAGTACCGTGTTCGAAAGAGCATATGGCTTGAAAAAAAATGAGAGGTCAGCTTTAATGGCAAAATGCATCCAACTTTATTCTGGAACTAAACAAACAGAGTAATACACTTGCAAGGTGTTCCTGGCTTCTAGTTGGTAAATTAAGCACGCCAGCCTGAGATTGTACGTACCTTTTTTCTGCTTCAGGAAACACCCGAGTAACTAACGTTTGGTACGGCTGTAATTTTTTCCAGTTTTGGTCTTAAGGGTGAGTTGTGTGGGAAGATAATGTACAAATAATGGCCTTTGTTGCATGGCACGCTTCAGACATGAGAATCGTCGAAGGAGCAGACAGAAAGTTAGGACGATTCCGTGCGGATTTCCTAGAGGATCCGCTATAGTGGTACAATCAGCAATATTAGTTGGGGACCTCGGAAGCTTTTCGTTCCGCATCAGTCACCAGCTGCAAGTAGCCATTGAAATGGACATAAACCTAATCACAGTCACATCAAACAGCCATGAGCTATTTAGATTTTAGTGCCTACATATTTCTGAAAAATTAAGGGATGTATCATGACACTCCAAAGGAATATCATGGATCGCAAATAAGTCCGCAAGATTGAGTAATCTCTGCAGTATGCTACCCAGGACAAACCATAGAAGTCAAAGAGAGTGCTATCGAGGATGCTATCGAATGATTGTGATCTGACGTGCACGTACGATTGCAGGTACTGAGAAAGTCCACTATTCTGCTGATGATGCTCTCCTACTAAAGGTTAGTAGATAACGCAATGGTGTTGGCCTTTGCAAGTTTACATGGAGAAATTCACAGAGTTCATCAACGAACTGCATATTTGTGTTGATATGACTGACCTCTATGTTAACTGCAGCAAAAAGCAGAGGACGTGCTCCCTTACCTGAATGACCGATGTGTTTATCTAGTTGGTTAGTTCTTACCCCCACATCAGCTCTATAATTTGAATGGATCCCTTCATTATGTATTGCCTATCTAATATGTGTATGCATCTATATGTAGGAAtgatgggttccggcaaaactacAGTTGGGAAGATAATAGCTGAAGTACTAGGCTATTCATTCTTTGACAGGTTTGAATTTCCCTCTGATAACTACATCAACTGATAAAAGCCAACCAAGATGTTGTTTCAACTAACTTTTGAGTGATCACGGTTTAATAACTTTACCGGTGTTCTCCCTTCACAGTGATAAGCTGGTTGAGCAGTCTGTTGGCATACCGTCGGTCGCTGAGATTTTTCAGGTCCACAGTGAAGCATTCTTCAGAGATAACGAGGTGTGCGCTTATTTTTCTTAGTGATAATAGGATATAACTCTATTTCTTTCTATCGAGGATTGGAAAATTACTCAAAAATCCTACAGGCAGTTTTTTTATTTCTCTTGTGCATGATGTAGTTTGCCATCGTCCACCTTAAATATTCATGCTGTGATATAGTAGTGGTCTACAATACTAATCTCGTCTACAACTACCTTTAATCAAGCTTTCTGATATTCTCTTATTTCATTCGACTTCTCAAGAGTGAGGTACTAAGGGATTTGTCGTCAATGCACCGATTAATTGTTGCAACAGGAGGTGGTGCGGTGATACGACCAATCAATTGGTACTGGAAGTGATAAACTAGCTCGAGTTGCTCTTCAAGGCAAAGCTTGCTAAGTTTTTGGCGTGAAATTTGCAGGAGTTATATGAAGAAAGGACTCACTATTTGGTTGGATGTTCCATTGGATGCCCTTGCAAGAAGGATTGCTGCGGTGGGTACTGCATCACGACCCCTCCTGCAT
The window above is part of the Triticum aestivum cultivar Chinese Spring chromosome 2A, IWGSC CS RefSeq v2.1, whole genome shotgun sequence genome. Proteins encoded here:
- the LOC123190838 gene encoding beta-D-xylosidase 4, with the protein product MAMAGRPPFLAVALLLVATVMLSWGGNVEVAEAQTPVFACDASNATLASYGFCNRKASASARAKDLVSRLTLAEKVGFLVNKQPALGRLGIPAYEWWSEALHGVSYVGPGTRFSPLVPGATSFPQPILTAASFNASLFRAIGEVVSTEARAMHNVGLAGLTFWSPNINIFRDPRWGRGQETPGEDPLLASKYAVGYVTGLQDAGAAGVVDGALKVAACCKHYTAYDVDNWKGVERYTFDAKVSQQDLDDTFQPPFKSCVLDGNVASVMCSYNKVNGKPTCADKDLLSGVIRGDWKLNGYIVSDCDSVDVLYTQQHYTKTPEEAAAITIKSGLDLNCGNFLAEHTVAAVQAGELSEEDVDRAITNNFIMLMRLGFFDGDPRELAFGSLGPKDVCTSSNRELARETARQGIVLLKNNGALPLSAKSIKSMAVIGPNANASFTMIGNYEGTPCKYTTPLQGLGANVNTVYQPGCTNVGCSGNSLQLSTAVAAAASADVTVLVVGADQSIERESLDRTSLLLPGQQTQLVSAVANASRGPVILVVMSGGPFDISFAKASDKISAILWVGYPGEAGGAAIADILFGSHNPSGRLPVTWYPASYADTVKMTDMRMRPDTSTGYPGRTYRFYTGDTVFAFGDGLSYTKMSHSLVAAPPSYVSMQLAEDHPCRAEECASVEAAGDHCEDLAFDVKLRVQNAGEVAGAHSVLLFSSPPSAHNAPAKHLLGFEKVSLAPGEAGTVAFRVDVCRDLSVADELGGRKVALGGHTLHVGDLKHTVELRV
- the LOC123190842 gene encoding shikimate kinase 3, chloroplastic; the protein is MDAGVGLRPRPRAAWAGRRKPQGFPPATVPAARLDQNPARRPLVLRPDAIRGASLKGLCCHKSAGTEKVHYSADDALLLKQKAEDVLPYLNDRCVYLVGMMGSGKTTVGKIIAEVLGYSFFDSDKLVEQSVGIPSVAEIFQVHSEAFFRDNESEVLRDLSSMHRLIVATGGGAVIRPINWSYMKKGLTIWLDVPLDALARRIAAVGTASRPLLHQESGDPYAKAYAKLTALFEQRMDSYANADARVSLENIAFKQGHNDVNVLTPSAIAIEALLKMESFLTEKAMVRN